In Mytilus galloprovincialis chromosome 1, xbMytGall1.hap1.1, whole genome shotgun sequence, the following are encoded in one genomic region:
- the LOC143065746 gene encoding microfibril-associated glycoprotein 4-like yields MFKWSVCVLLISFIALVIECKQECWSCSGVESSSECNHRIQCDDGEVCYMHNFVTESGAVEFDYGCGSSLACSNSGSSILGRRSEGHHVRCTLCCDTRLCNDQLNCTNSGQLPSRLPRECTDLQLSESGVHTIYPYGQMQLPASVYCYVDSSFHTWTVIQRRINGSVNFYRDWQAYKTGFGQANDEYWLGNDNIHELTSDGNHELMVVMTDFSGVTKFAEYLSFHISSEANGYRLLVSKYDGTAGDSLTRQNGHQFTTFDRDNDSNGSNCAVLYKGAWWYDSCHLSNLNGVYFHGHHDEYATGIDWFTFHGYHYSMKTTMMMIRKY; encoded by the exons ATGT TTAAATGGTCTGTCTGTGTGCTTCTCATATCCTTTATAG CACTCGTGATAGAGTGTAAACAAGAATGTTGGTCCTGCAGTGGAGTTGAAAGCAGCAGCGAGTGTAATCATCGTATACAGTGTGATGATGGTGAG gTTTGCTATATGCACAACTTTGTAACGGAATCCGGTGCTGTAGAGTTTGATTACGGATGTGGCTCGTCACTG GCTTGTAGTAATTCTGGTAGTTCGATACTGGGGCGCCGTTCAGAAGGTCATCATGTTAGGTGCACACTTTGCTGCGATACCAGACTATGTAATGATCAATTGAATTGCACAAATTCTGGTCAATTAC CCTCAAGACTTCCACGAGAATGTACCGACTTACAGTTATCTGAAAGCGGCGTCCATACTATTTACCCATATGGACAGATGCAGCTTCCGGCATCTGTTTATTGCTACGTAGATTCAAGTTTCCATACTTGGACT GTTATTCAACGAAGAATTAATGGATCAGTCAATTTTTACAGAGATTGGCAAGCATACAAGACTGGATTTGGACAAGCTAACGACGAATATTGGTTAG GAAACGACAACATACATGAGCTGACATCAGACGGAAACCATGAATTGATGGTAGTGATGACAGATTTTAGTGGGGTAACAAAGTTTGCAGAATATCTCTCGTTCCATATATCTTCTGAGGCGAATGGTTATCGGCTATTGGTCAGTAAATATGATGGAACTGCAG GTGATTCGTTGACAAGACAGAATGGGCACCAGTTCACTACTTTTGACCGAGACAATGATAGTAATGGATCTAATTGCGCAGTACTTTATAAAGGTGCATGGTGGTATGACAGCTGCCATCTGTCAAATTTAAATGGAGTTTATTTTCATGGCCATCATGATGAATATGCCACTGGAATAGATTGGTTTACATTTCATGGGTATCATTACTCAATGAAAACTACCATGATGATGATTAGAAAATACTAA